The following nucleotide sequence is from Anopheles stephensi strain Indian chromosome 3, UCI_ANSTEP_V1.0, whole genome shotgun sequence.
ATGGAAAGATAATCGAGACCGGCCGCTGCTGCCGCGGCGGCAGCTGCCGATCCCGATTTGCCGCCCGCACCCGCATTACCTCCCCCGGTACCTCCCGACCCGGCACCGGCTTGTCCCCCGGCtccaccacccccaccacctCCCGGGGAGGAAGCGGCCGAATTGGAGTTGGGCATcccggcaccaccaccaccaccaccaaagagGAGGTTCAAATCTGGCATACCCTtgccaccaccagcggccgCAGCTGCCGCGGCCGCCTGACTGTAAAGCAACGCGTTCATGTCCGCAGCGGTCGGTGGCGCACCACCAGCCCCCACTGCCGAAGCGAACAAACTGTTCAGCATGTCGGCCGGATTGGTTATGGAACCACCgccgacggcggcggcggccgccgctgctgctgctgctgcggcagcTGCTTTCGATGCTTTATCCGCTTTGCCACCCGATTTACCGCCCGTGCCACCACCCGAACCACCCATGCGCTGGATCGGTTCGAACAGTGCGGACAGATTCGGTACGGCAAGGTACGGATTCAtggcggcggctgctgctgctgcggccgctgccgccaTATCGCCCTCCTTAAGTCCTCccactccaccaccaccaccgcctcctTTCGCGTTGGAAGATTTTCCCGACGGTGATGGACCATCGGAGGAACCGCCCGTTCCGCCGGCGCCCAGCATGCCCAGATTCAGTCCACTCGTGTTCCCGTTCGTACCGGAACCACCTCCACCCCCACCTCCTCCCACCCCACCGTTGTGGCCCAGAAAGGCGGCAAAATCGAGCTGATTGTTAGAGAGCGATTGCGCTTTCAGCAGCACCTGAATGTCGTCCACGTTGCCCGAGTTGAGGATCTGCTGCACCACCGGATACTTCTGCGACTGTTCCACCAGCAGATTGATGTCGGCCGTCGTCGGTACGGGTGGGAGATAAGCGTCGGTGGAGAACACCGTCCGCAGCTTGGAGATTAGTTCGCTCGCTGCGGCTGCTTCCTTCTTAGCGGCGGACGCTGACGATGACATGGAAGCGTTGCCCGACGAGCTGCCCCCCGCATTCATCTGTCCTGCCCCGCCGGAGTGATCCTTCGCGCTGGAATTGCCCTTCGACGAGCCCGACGAAGGTTTTTTGATGATGGAAATCTCGCTCCCCAGATTGCCGAGCGCTTGTGCCTGCTGGAGCAACATTTGGGAGTATTCGGGCGATTTCATCAAGTCTGCCAGCTTGCCCTGATCGAACTTGAAATCGGCATACTCCATCATTGACTGGTGCTGCAAGAGGGCTTGCTGCGCTTGATGCAGTTGCTGGCGGGCCGCAGCTTCGGCGGCCgccgcctgctgctgcagctgattCGCTTTCGAGCGAGATTTCCCACCGGACCGGCCCGATTTGCCCGTGCTAGGACTTCCACCGGTCGTTCCAGCCGTGCCGGTCGCCGGTCCGGACGTGCCGGAAGTTAGCCCGGCCATACCGACCAGCGGATTGCCGTACTGCGATTGCATGAACAGACTGAGGTTGCCTTTCTCGAGCTGCTGCATGAACTCCTTCATGTTCGGAATCGGGGGCAACCCGGCGGCGGAATTAGCGCCTCCTGCACCGCCGGCGCTCACCGACGAGTTGGAGGTGATGGTAGAGGCCGGCTGAGAAGCGGACGTAGCAACACCACCCCCCGAtccaccacctcctccaccCGATCCACCCGCTTTCGACGATATGCTACGGTTCAGGCTGTGCAGCAGCGTTTCGTTGATTTGCGAATTGGAAAGCCCGGACGCTGCGGCTACCTGGGCGAGTGCCGTCAACGCTGACAGTCCGTACTCATCTCCACGTTGCTGCTTGCCACCCTGCTGTCCACCCTGCCCGAAAAGAGCCGCATAATCCTGGGACAGCAAGTTGGAAGGAAGTGCACTGCCGAGCGAAGCGAATGTAGCCGCGTACAGGTCGTGGATGTTACCGggaccaccagcaccaccgccacctgctgctccaccaccaccaccaccagcaccacccgCAGGCCCAATCAGCGAACTAAGAGTAGGACTCGCTCGGtttcctccagcagcagcggcagccgcACTCCCGAGAATGTCACCGATCGAAAGTTTGCCCGGGCTCGGTGCGGGAGAATTGCGTGTGCGGCTGCGACAGGACGAGGTGTCCGATTTGGCCGGGGACGGACTGGCCCGGACGGGCATTTCAAACTTCGCCGGACTGGCCGAGTTCGAGGGGATCGTAATTGGGCTATCACGGGGCGAGgaagtgttggtggtggcgagTGAGTTGGCTCCCATCGGAAGCATCTGGCCCGGCTGACCCGTTGGCGGCTGCTGATGTGCGTGATGGAGGTGATTGTTTGCTAGACCGGCACCGGAACTGTTCATGGTAAGGTTGGTGGCGGTAGTTTGGGTGGCCGTCGGTCCACCATTGTTGCCGCCACCCGTTTGACTAAGATTCGTTGGGAGCACCACCAGCGAACTGGACAGCGGTGATGGAGTCATATTTAACCCGGACGGACGCTTCAGCTGAGCCTGCAAACTCGGAACGGCGATCGACGGTCCCGTCGGTTTGCCATCGTCGTCCTTCAGCGAGATTACGTCGGAATCGCCCATCTCCGAAGCGCCAtcgaaatcatcatcattcttcGCCTCGGTTGTGATGCTGCTTTCCTCGGCGCTGTGCACCAAATTCACTACCACCGGTTGTGGCTGATGCGTGCCAGGAGTGGCGGACACGATCGTCACATCATCGTTGCCTTTAGAAGCGTCTGGATGGTGTTCCATCCCTGACAGTGACACCGGTGGAGGTGGCGCTGGATCCGGTATGACCACCACCTCGGGAATGTCTTCCGGTTCAATCCCGAGCAGCTCCCGAATCCAGTTCCAGAAGTGACCGGACGTGGAATCGCGCGGGAACCGTGGGGTGAGCGATTTTCGAAGCTTCTCAATGTACGGAACATCGTTGATGTAGATCGACTGGAAGTTGATCAGTTCGCGCTTGAATTGTTTGTAGTAATCGACGGTCAGCATCATCTCCTCCTTTACGTCCTCGGAAAGTGTTTCGTCCTGGACGAGCGTGTACGACATCAGCATCGGGCGACCGTACTCGGCGGGTCGATTCTCCGGCGGTGGCATTACCCAGAAGGACATTACGTTCGACTCGAGCGCGCTGTTTTGATCATCGTACGGAGCTGTAAATAGGAAAGAAGATTTTTCGTGAAGATATGTCAGAGATATCAGAACAAAAAGGATAGCTGATTGAAAGATTCTACTACTTACAGCAGATGAATCCGATGCAGGGAATGTACGACGCCTCGGTGGGTCCTCGCATCCGTATCTGGTAGTCCAGCTGGGCGTCACAATCGCGCAACGTCGGCTGCACCGGGAAGCGTGGATGCGAATGGTACCAGCCGACCAGATTGATGTTTTTCTTGATCATCAGCTTCTGTATCTGCAGCTCGCAGAGTGCCGCTTTGTCGCGATCGTGACGCGTGTTCCGACAGGGGAAGGCATGCGTGATGGACAGATTGTGCGCGTTTATGTCCCACGTTCCACCGAGATATCCGCACACCTCGTAGTTGGTAAGATGACAGTGGAAATCCATCACGAGCAGCGTCGAGGTGCTTACGGTCACTAGAAAGGGTTGCATCTTTCCGATCGCGGTGAACGGAACCGCTTCGATGAGTGTGTTTGAGTCGCTGTTGTGCGAGGGAAACAATTATTGCAATTAATCATTGAGACAAGCGCTTTTTCCAGGCAAAAGACCACACTCACTGCATGATGTTGCGATTGCTGATGGTGTTGTGCGAGACAATGTTTCGCCTTGCCGGTGGTGGCTCCATAGCCGTTTTGTCTTCCTCCAGCTCTTCTACCGTGTCTGCAAACATATGTCCAAAGCACCCACATTAAATGATCTTTTACCATCTACCTCATTCTAATCATTCTCACCTTCAGCAGGTACTTCATCTTTCTGATCGCGttccttctgctgcttcttgtAGTATGCCGCCTTGTACGCGTCCAGCTTGCGCCCCTTGTACTTTACCGACGCCCACCCACAGCCAGACTTTTTGTCCGGATTGATGATGCGCTTGCAGTAGAT
It contains:
- the LOC118513556 gene encoding MPN domain-containing protein CG4751; this encodes MSTKASEEESSSHLDESDIPDEFIDEDADKLGYFPGKTITLQMLLGANVLQPGKGAMTIEYLGQKFVGDLLADGKIKSQETETIFCSPSAWAIYCKRIINPDKKSGCGWASVKYKGRKLDAYKAAYYKKQQKERDQKDEVPAEDTVEELEEDKTAMEPPPARRNIVSHNTISNRNIMHDSNTLIEAVPFTAIGKMQPFLVTVSTSTLLVMDFHCHLTNYEVCGYLGGTWDINAHNLSITHAFPCRNTRHDRDKAALCELQIQKLMIKKNINLVGWYHSHPRFPVQPTLRDCDAQLDYQIRMRGPTEASYIPCIGFICSPYDDQNSALESNVMSFWVMPPPENRPAEYGRPMLMSYTLVQDETLSEDVKEEMMLTVDYYKQFKRELINFQSIYINDVPYIEKLRKSLTPRFPRDSTSGHFWNWIRELLGIEPEDIPEVVVIPDPAPPPPVSLSGMEHHPDASKGNDDVTIVSATPGTHQPQPVVVNLVHSAEESSITTEAKNDDDFDGASEMGDSDVISLKDDDGKPTGPSIAVPSLQAQLKRPSGLNMTPSPLSSSLVVLPTNLSQTGGGNNGGPTATQTTATNLTMNSSGAGLANNHLHHAHQQPPTGQPGQMLPMGANSLATTNTSSPRDSPITIPSNSASPAKFEMPVRASPSPAKSDTSSCRSRTRNSPAPSPGKLSIGDILGSAAAAAAGGNRASPTLSSLIGPAGGAGGGGGGAAGGGGAGGPGNIHDLYAATFASLGSALPSNLLSQDYAALFGQGGQQGGKQQRGDEYGLSALTALAQVAAASGLSNSQINETLLHSLNRSISSKAGGSGGGGGGSGGGVATSASQPASTITSNSSVSAGGAGGANSAAGLPPIPNMKEFMQQLEKGNLSLFMQSQYGNPLVGMAGLTSGTSGPATGTAGTTGGSPSTGKSGRSGGKSRSKANQLQQQAAAAEAAARQQLHQAQQALLQHQSMMEYADFKFDQGKLADLMKSPEYSQMLLQQAQALGNLGSEISIIKKPSSGSSKGNSSAKDHSGGAGQMNAGGSSSGNASMSSSASAAKKEAAAASELISKLRTVFSTDAYLPPVPTTADINLLVEQSQKYPVVQQILNSGNVDDIQVLLKAQSLSNNQLDFAAFLGHNGGVGGGGGGGGSGTNGNTSGLNLGMLGAGGTGGSSDGPSPSGKSSNAKGGGGGGGVGGLKEGDMAAAAAAAAAAAMNPYLAVPNLSALFEPIQRMGGSGGGTGGKSGGKADKASKAAAAAAAAAAAAAAVGGGSITNPADMLNSLFASAVGAGGAPPTAADMNALLYSQAAAAAAAAGGGKGMPDLNLLFGGGGGGAGMPNSNSAASSPGGGGGGGAGGQAGAGSGGTGGGNAGAGGKSGSAAAAAAAAAGLDYLSMFPNFSAAAAAKMPDMSALFAQDKYEIPDPLSKATLEANNMYLAPSASLLKLHQEAFNSMLMKPPKSSSSSTASSTGKIETPPPPPPPSAGASLIPSPGSRLTPTKSAVNSRESPSLGAGGGSGGGGGGGGGSGGGSAKYNFSAVDLAVSSVVPLAASSPLGATAAAADLSRKSSSQTPPVDMSRSSPAAIMPGTTSPGAGSGSMILPPYKKRMEFASIADLVAAPPAKIPKMSTENLDP